The DNA segment GAGTCTGAGGAATTAAATTAATTCTGTTCAGTGGTGGACAGCAGcaaactatatttattttgataccGAGCACATTTccaggtatctgtacttttactttactacatttcaaagcataaaatcatactttttactccactatatttcataaaacatatcgttccTCATTCTCCGAGTGGCGTTACTTTAGCCAAAACTAAGTATTGTTTATTGTGAATTAAAATCATATAGAGTTATGACAGGCTATTCAGATGCTTGAATGTGGACttgaatgcaataataataataacaaaagtttTCTTGAAAAGCAAATTAGCATATAAAGGAATATGAGACACTGATGACTGCagtaacagctgctgaaaatgatggaaaataatgctaataataatgcCCACACATCTTCCCCGCTGATGTAGCAGTTTCAAATGGTATGAAACTAAATCATTTGCATAGCGTTCCTCTTAAAATGTGAACACTTTTTTCCCATATGTGATGTCGgtgcactgtatttttttatactatttattGCATATATTTGCACAAATTAAATTTTCCCTAATTATAAAATACTACATAGCTCCATACATTTGTGTAACTCACactgatattttattatatttaaatgtaatgtttttacactgtatagtatttttattttttttttaaaaaagcttattttcagatcaataaataataaatgtctgCCCTAATCTTTCTTATTAGTGCTGACTAATCTGTCTAGTGCAGGCTAGAATAAATAATCATggctcacttaaaaaaaaaaagaagtaattttATACTTTTCATTAAGTACAATTGAAAATGAGgacttttatacttttaaaggAATTATACATTATTAGGTTCTTGTACATTTAACTCaactacagtgtgtgtgtattttgtccAATActgtttgttacatttaaacaAGAGTCTCACTGTCATACTTTACAATTAAAAGCAAGGACGAAGTAAGGAGGTACACTTCCATTTCAAACGGCAATCAAAACCACTCGAGGAAAACTTCCCTGCCACCACCTCTATTAAAGATAACAGAAATAAAAGAGTTTGATAGCTACTATGCCCTAACTAAAAACATGTCTTCTCTTATTCCAGAAATGAGTGCGACATCTTTTCAGTATCTTCCTTAATCATTAAATGAAACGGAGCTATTAGAAAGCATTAGTGGTAGCAGGCTACTACACAATACTTTAGATTTACAGGACCCTTCATCTTTATACCTCCCACAGATCCTGCGCACTAGCAGAGAGTCATCAACAGAGAATTCAACCACAGAGTCCAGTTTCTCCTCACGCTTCTCCAAGAGGCCATCCAGCTAGAAATGAGAACGAGAGAGGTTGACAGATGCATTCTTGTGATTCAGCactcttttattattaaaaatgacagaTGTATCATAGACACACATGGAGGGTCAGTTGTTCACAGAAGTCCTCACCATTTCTGCTTGCTTGACGGTGCGGGGGAAACCGTCCAGCAGGAAGCCATTCTTGCATGCAGGCGTGTCCAGGTTGTTGTCAATGAGCTCCACCACCATCTCATCACTCACCTGAAGGAAAGAGGACAAAACAAGGAATCAGGACTTTATCCCtcaaaccaaaaacacacattgtGGAGgaacaaatattataatgtatataaaactcaaacatctattcattttaccaGTTTGCCGGCATCCATGGTTTCTTTAAGCCGCTGACCGAGCTCTGAGCCAGATGCCACCATGGCCCTCAGCATGTCCCCAGTGGCTAAATGACACACACAGTACTTCTCTGCAAGCCTGGGTGCCTGTGAAGGCCCGAAATGAAACATATTATGGAATTAACCTAGAAATCAATTCACACATTACATAAAATACACTTGAAATATAAGGAAAGCTAAATGCTTGTTCGTCTAACAACCCATCAAGAGgaacaattaaatatttgtgtgcAACATTTGTCTTGAAATagacaaataaaactaaaaacagccattcaaaatgaaaaaaaaagatgtaaatatataaattaaccgTTTTTTCAGCAAGTATACAATaacattgatcaaatgtgacagtaaagactgttACACTGCTACAAAAAggtctattaaaaataaaaatattaagcagcacaactgtttttaacatggataataataagaaatgattttTAAACTGCAAATCAatatatctgaatgatttctgaaggataacgtGAAAATGAAGGCTGGAgcaatgttgctgaaaattcagcttttccatttcaggaataaattacacgttaaaagatattaaaatagaaaacagttacagtcagaactgtaataatattccacaatagtattataaattatacacaagtatatttcactattttactgtatttatgagcaaataaatgcagtcttgttgagcataagtgactcatttaaaaaaacagtggtagtgtctgtatgaacaaaactataaaactaaTTACCATACTATTCTGTTGCAACCACATTCATAAGCCTAGTTTTAATAGCATTCCAAACGGGCAGTAATTATTGCTTAATAACAGCAAGCAGTAATGAAAACCAAGCTGACTGATCTGTTAACtgatgagacttttttttttttttgagttagaCTGTCACCCAACAGGACACATCAGCTCAACTGAGTGACATGGATATTAAATAATCACGCCATATTTGCAGTGAATGAATATTCTGGCCAGAAAGCATCTGATAAAGCCCAGGGCAACAGGTGTTAAAGATACAGGAACACTCAGTGACTGTTTAAACACACTTAAACCCAAAATGTATATTCTGACGTCCTCTTCTCAAACTCTGTAtgacttgtatattatatatacttcACTGCACAGAAGAAAAAGACGTAATTAAAGTTGATTGTGCCCGAAGCTATCATTTAACATTCTAGTATTTTGTCTGCatcattttattgaaaaaaaaaaaaaaaaaaatccataccgGTACATGAGGGTATGGAAATGACGATAAACTACTCCTTTACTACTCAGTCCTCGCTGTCCCTCTGCTGTCGGACAGCTAAATCAGAATGAGCCACGCGGCCCTTCGCACAAGCTCTCACCTGCGTGCCCTTACCCGCTCCGGGCGGCCCAAGCAGAATGGCTCGAATGCCTTTCCTTACACTGGAGACGGTGTCGTCCGTTTGCGTGCTGGGGGCCATGGTTACAGGTTGTAAACGAACTAAAAACACTTCTCTCCACTCCACACGTCGCGTCCGCTAACTCACTCAGAAAGGAAGTGGTAACGCCTCCGCTTGCTCAGTATGGACTCAAAGTCCCGCCTCCTAGTACAAGGCCATCTATCTGATTGGCCAATAGCAAGCCATTTATCCACAGCACGAGCTCATTGGATAAAATCGAATGAATCAGTATCAGTGTCGTCTAATATCCGGAATTTGTCCTAAAGTGACACATCACACATTAAGATGTGAAAGTTTAGATAAGGCAAAACAAGATATCATatctaaaatgacaaattaatattTACGTCACACAGCACAAAGGTCGTCATTCCGCTCTTGTTCTTCCGacttttaactttataataaCCGCAGACCATAATTTAAAAGTACCGTCATAGTCACCataaaatgaatttaatgaactttgtacatttttgaatattttaataatattttctataatttaagtatattttttattataaatagtatttgcattatttatagaTCATTTGAATGATCCGGTATCTTTATATTTGcggttttcattttaaagtagttttgcttttgtcatttcttttttaTACCTCTGTTTAGCTTATTTTATAGTAATCATAGTACTTCAGTCCAGACTTTAATTTCAGATAGTTGAGCCACAAGTGCTGTAGGTCAAGACCACCTAAACCGAAATCAAGACCAGACTGTGTTAAGACCAAACAAGCACTTCTCAAATTCATTTATTGCCTGTGAATTTCTTGTGTTGAATCAATAATTAGAATAATAGGACAATATAGACCTGttaccatttaaattaaaaaactaacaacaaaattaatctttgcaCTTCAGAGGTGGATCAGATGTTGCATCGATTACAATGAGCAAGGAAATATGATGGAAAAatgaaatgatacatttaaatatcACACTAAACTGCCAGTAGGCTAAGTAACAGCAAATCACTTAATGAGGGAGACAGAATCATTTATTCTTCAACAAAATACAGCTTGGAGTTGCTCAGAAATGTTTAAAAGAGTCTAAAATGCAATTCACTTAATAGTAACTTCTTGTTTGTTGAATGTTTGTATAAAATCGTTGTTTTCAATCATGCTCATATTCATGAAACAGCTCTCTTGCTCCTGTAATATTGTTTAATTGTATCATGTTATATAAAGTCTGAGACTGAGACAAGACCTTCCAAGATGGTCAAGTACTACAAGGCATTTCTAATTATAAGTTCTTCATCTAATAGCTATATTTTAGCTttaatgaacaattttttttttaaatagtttcaaCAATAACACtattcaataatacattttattcctGGATCCAAGTCTAGCTAAAAATATAGTCTAGCACAAAATATGAggcagttaaaaaataaataaaaaggtaagaaaCTGATGACAAGTATGTTATCAAAAGCTGGTTTTATTGAAACCGCAGCTCTGCATGATACATGGAAGCCATATTTGGAGTGTTTCAGATACCATAACACAAAACAGCCATAACACTAAAGTGCCTTAAGATTACTACAGTGATGGGGCTGAATTTTGGTATGAATTTTGGTATTTTTGAATATGAAAAGGTTAAGAAATTATACATTACGAAAAACAAAGACAATATGACATTTAgtgtaaatgtaaactttgtaAGTGTCACTTATTCAAACACACATTTGGATATaggtaaattaattaaatttagtaagaatcatttaaaatgttataaaatgttcatttaaagttacaaagcaaacagaaaaatatatgtaGAGAGCTTAAGAAATAGGGAATATGCATGATACATATTCCAACTCACAATTATTGTGAAGTCATCTGGatcaagcaaagaaaaaaaaacatgtcttgtaccatttttctttcaataaaaacaggaaattaGATTCTATGGCAAATATCAATTACATTTGTACTCTTTTGAAGGCACATATCACTCATCAGTGTTACTGCAGAAACTGAGCTGAAAAGAGCTTTGGTTATGGGAAAGATCTAACTCTTAAATTGTTTGCAGTTTTTCAGCCAAGGACAGGACTAACATTGCTCATAAAtgcctaaagaaaaaaaaaaagccaatttcCTTCCATTATCCAAGTGAGTTCCCCTTTGTGTActtgcattttatataaatataaatttctcAACTTTAATAACTCTAATCTAACCAAATCCCCCCAGAAAAACTTAGATAAAATTCCAAATCCTGATGACAGATGAGCAAAAATGTTTAGTCATCCCTATAAcagcaaatatacaaatataaaatcagATAATGGGTTCTGGTAGTacttaatttaaagtttttttttttttttaccacaaagtACTGACATTAAGTGTTTCGTTCATTTAAAGATTCAGGACATTGCCttatttcttgctggatgaataTTCTTAGAAATTTGCCTACAGCAAGCATCTCAGCATACAGCAGTCAGGCaaaaagaaatttaaatatacatacaatAATTGACAGTCTAACAAAGCAAATAAACTAGTCAAATtagtctaaaaaaaaattaagcaatccTTGCTAAATTACACTGAGAAAAGTATCAAAACCATACCTGAAAACCCTTGTAAGGGTAACTGAAATGTCTCTTAATTTATGGctttatggatttaaaaaaaaaaacttgtcaaatttataaaaatcttGTAAAATACATCTGTAAACACTGTGTAACTATGATGCCATATTGCACTTCCAAATCTGACCTAAACACAGTCAGTGTGAAAGTCAGACAAGGATACCTTTAGCCCTTGGTGCCCGATGAGAGCAGGCTTACATGGGTTTATAACATGAATCTGGCTGCCACATGCGCAGGTCTACCAAGATCTGGTTCAGCTTCTGCATCCACAGATTCCTTTCATCCTTAGTGTCGGCACTTAACCAGTTCCTGCACATTATAAAGGGAAGTTCTGATTAGAACTTGACCTTCTCCATCAAAGCACGTGAACTGGCATTGTTAATAGGGTCTTACTTTGTAACACACAGCGTGTCCTTGCACTGGCTGACCAGGGTCTCTCGGTCATCCTCCCTCTGTGGTCTCACTGTGATGAGCTCAAAGGTATTGGGCCGGGCACAGAACTCTCTGTTTGCCGGCTCCACTTTACGACTCGTACAGTTGGCAAGGTTAATGCGACCAATTGGATTCTGTGCGAAGAAGAATAACcggttcattttaattaagtgcatctcaaaaataaaaaattatagtagGCCTACCTTTCGTTTTTCATCATCAGGGTAAGTCCAAAAAGAGATGCAGTATCCTGAAAGGACACACCACCTCCTGTGCCAAGATCCAAATCCACTGACATCCTCAAACATAGTCTGCAAATAACAGACACCTTCACTAGCACCACTTAGTATAAAAAGATCCGTTTTTCTAGCAATGCCTGTATTTTTACTAGAAGGATAAGAAAAACTTCTGCAGACATTCTTTCAGTTTAAAGACTCACCAGGAAGCCTCGTTCCTCTATCCGTGATCCAACCTCGCACTTCATTTTCAGGTATATATGCCCCTCCAAAGGACAAAGGAAAGGTACCTGTAGCAAAACAGGACATTAAGGGCTAGAACATAGACATATGCAAGAGAAGTGCTAGGAGTAACAAAAACAACTAGTATTCACCCAAATCCAAAGGCATTGATgtgcacacaaaaatgtaaataagcgGCTTAAAGTGACAGTATCACCGAAAAGACACCAAGCCATGTTAGCCAAATACTCAGACACACAAAAACCCGTGTTACTAAACACAGAGCAAATATAGAAACCTTTTTGTGAAACATGTCAATGAGCAGCTCTCTTTCAATCCCTTCATATTTGATCTAAAAGAGAGAAATGACTGCATGTGAAAGAGTCTGGGATAAGCAAACATCAGCACTGTGCAAGAAAAACGAGTAGTGTTAAAACTGTATCAAGCTGGTGTGAACACTAGTGCTGTGGTTAAACCTCTCTCTGATGTTAGAAAGCAACGGAGGGTGTGTATTGACGTCACTTTCATGACAGAACACACCCACTCAATCCGGCAAGTGGCAAAAAAAACCCTGCAACTTGGCTGCCTCTAGCAGTTGGACTCAAAAGTGATCcacattttaccaaaaaaaaaaaaaaaacactggacacTGATATGTGGCCAAGAACAGGATTTATATATACCCAATTTGGATGCCAAAGAAATAAGCAAAGCTATACAAAAGCCTTCACACTTGATCTTCTAGACAACATTATAAATACATCACAGCTAGGATCTACATCTGAGGGATCACTTACATCATTGTTATATATTGTCATTTCACCCAGACAAAAACTTGTtaaaggcattacacaaataacATTATGACTTTCTGTAATGCTGCTTTTGTATTGTGCCAAAATCAAAGTGACGAGAACACCAATGCATATTCTGGTTGTTTCAGTAGATTTAGTAAAAGGTTTTATCTGCTGACGATACGGAGTTCAGCAGTGTAAATCTATTTAAGAACTACATCGTGATTGTATCAgtcagaatttttattattaccatGTAATGTTGCCACAGTGTTTCTGTGACATCATGTACATACCCTCTATACATCTAGTGTGTTTCGCCAGGTGATGGTGTAAGTGTGGTTTGATTTATGGAACAGTTATGATGATATAGAGATATAGCAGGAAAGTACCTTCTCAAGCGGGAATTTGTTTTTCCCAATAGAGGCTAAAGTTAGCCTGTGTGCTCCGACAAGTACAAAACTACTGGTGCGCACTGCGTTTGGACCACCAGGGCTGGCCACAACTGAAAAGGAAGAAATAAagttaacaaacaaacaacaaatcgAAAATGTTAGTTGAACTGAAATGCTTTTAATACTCACCAGGTGTTTGGAGGTTGCTCTTCTATAATAGATAAATGGAGAGGACAAAAAAGTACCAGAACTTTACATAATAATGTTTATAACAAATTAATTTCAAAGTACTGTATTACAtgtacaacaatattacattacaaataaGAAATCATGCAAGAGGTTTTTCATAAAACCTTAAATCAAGATCAAAGTCAGGGTGTGGAATTTTTCCCAGAGGAAGAAAGAATTTGGCCTTAAAAACTGAATTTGACAATTTTGCAGCAGTCTACAGTTTTCACTgattattgataaataaatgtgtttacaaCATGAgttcatttttcaattttcttttgAGCATTTTCCTCTGGACTTAAAGACAGGGTGTCTTTATATAATAACAGTGTAACTGTAGTGGTGTATGGAATGATTCTgagaccttcagaaatcattcgaatatgccgatttggtactcaagaagcatttcttattataatcagtgctgaaaacaactgtgctgctttatatttgtgTGGAACCCCTAATACAGTTATTTTATGAttcattaaactaaaaaaaaaaaaacagaacagctTTGTGTAACATTGTAAAATGTCACTTTACATatttcacctttgatcaatttaatgtatactTGCTGAATGaaactatgaaaaaagaaaaaaaaaattcccctcttttgaccagtagtgtgtgTTAAAATTTAAGCAAACAGACTACTTACAGAGATAGCAAGGAACCTTTTTGGTGTTATAGCCTGTGGAGATAAAATTTGATTTCAGACTAAAATATAGTgaacaaaacaatacaaacatagcACTGCTGAAAACTACTGAGACAAAAGTTCTTATTAGTTaaggaattaataaaaatacccatCACCATGCACTTTTAGACTGACAATACTACACATTAAAGACACTTGCTTAAAATCTAACCAACTGCTTGCTTGCACACCAGCAAAGGATGTTTTGAAACACAGCATACCTTTGACTTGCTGGGCTTTTTCCTCTTGTCAGGGTTCAGCTCCCGTTTCTGAACCTAagagaaaaacaaacttttactAAATCCCTTTGATAAAGGGTTAATTTGTATTCAAAAGGCATGCATTTCAATTGAAAAACTTAAAAAGCTGTACTTACCAAACAGTAGACCTCAATATCGATCTCAAAGTCATTAGAGACATCAGACCTGCACGTAAAGCAACGTATTAATATGATGAACACTACACTGAGGTGATAGGGATGTCATGAGTGGCTTGATGGGAAGTGACACTTACAAAGTGAATTTGGTGGAGAAGGTCAAAGCATCACCACTTAGACCAGTGCGTGCGCTTGCTAGAGGAGTCGCCACTGTGTTCTCCGCTCCAGCACGGATCATCACAAAGAAGAAATGGTTTCcacattcttaaatcaaaattACGACATAAGTGTCTGATCGGACATGAAGGTGCCAAACAAGAagtatctatatataaatacagaagcATTCTCACCAGGCTTGTTGGCAGAAGAACAGATAAAGTCAGCCTTCAGAGGGAGTCGCAGCTCTAGCAGTGAGATGGACCCTTTAGAAGCAGGTAAACCCATATCTGCCTGAGCACTGCTTGTGCTTTTCTTCTGGGCTGTTGGACCCTCTGCTTTTAGCCGGTCCAAATCAGCCTTCAGGGCAGCCCTCCTTTCGGCTGAGGTTCGAACACAAGTAATCATTACTccaaattaaagaaataattctgatattcatTCGTGTAGTGCAAAAAGGAAAGTATCCCTTACTGGCAATAAGCAGCAGTCTCTCAGCCTCAGCCTCCACTTGAGATCCTTTCCCATGTTCTTCATCTGTGCAGCAGTTGAGAGCCTGACTAGCCTGATGGATCACTGTCTGCTGCAGGTTCATCTCATTGGTCAACATCTGAGAGAACAATGTGGTAACAAAACTCACTTCAAATCAAAGACTGTTCACTCATTTTACTATGAATAGGAGAAACTAATGTGCAACAGGGCAAAATAAGACCCGCCTTCTAACTACGTAAAAGAGCCAGTTGCCAATTGTTTGGTACTGCAGCTATTGTTAGAAGGTCTAGTTCCCATAGAGCCCTTGACTCATGTTTGGGACTGCACATGCATACtgacagaaaagaagaaaaaatggctACAAAACCATGCTGTTTATTTACTACCAAGACACAGTTTTCTGAGCACGAGTTATTCCGTAACGGATACAAACAATTCtgtccctgaagaactgaaacgtaaacaaaggaattatcatccatattgcaatgttattacctcgttggactaaacgtgctccatgagatgttGTTTAGTGGAcgcttacctttctaactaaaccaggATTTACAGCTGTAGATGCGTTTATGACTCAATATTATgacgaatctggtatgtactatgttttgatgtgtactgcttacacaaatttagcaaatacattctttcttaactttccattgaaaaacagtgatctgtcgatgcttgaggcttcgatctttattatgatatatagtttgtcaagattaatttgtcatgtttcatttaatctattcgtaaacattGACACTTGCAAACAAAGAGAGTTCAGTGTGCACACATCCAGGTGCGGGTTAACAGGTTAATTGACAGggcccaaaataataataataaacagtttttttaacaAACCTTAATTTTTTGCTTGATGTTGATGTGACTGGGGCTCCCATTGGTCTCCATTCTCTGAGACACATCCTCTTTCCTCACGATCACCTGTTTAACACGAGGTCTCTCTGGCTCAGTCTTAACCCTTGTTGATCTGTAGGCATCAATGCTGAAATCAAACAAccatacattaaatacaaatcaTACTCAAATCAGTTTGAATGTTGCTTGAAAAAGAGTCAATGATCAGATGCGCACCTGTAGGGAAGGTTCTGGTTTTGCTGCTCATCTAGGACACTGATGCTGTCAGACGATTCAGCTCGTAACATGCATGTCTTTTGGAACTTACTGGGCCTGGATACACTCTCAGGGGTTGAACTCTTCGCAATAAATGAGCTGGAAGGAGTCGATGACtggaccaaaataaaaaaagtgaaagtgagatGTAACATCCGTTTTCAGATTATTTGGCATTATCACGGTTTATCTTAAGAGTTACATCCTCAGGACCCACCATAGGCTTTCTTTCAGGGCTCTTGACCACAGCTGCTACAGTCTCTGCAAGTGGACCAAGGAGAGACATGGAGGAGATATTCAGAGCATCTTCTTCCGCATCCTCCTCATCACTTTTCTCATCGCTCTCCTCCAGGACTTCATCAAACAGCTCATTTATCACCTCAGAGTTAACGGAACCATCCACGTCCTTCTCAATCTCACACACTTCATCTGCTTCTTCAATGTCAATGAGAATGttcattatcaaaaacatgtaatGGGAATTAGTGATATAAAGTTTCAAAATAAATCCATCATGATTTTGGTGGTAATAAAATTCAGAACAATTGTGAATATCATAATGTTCAAgagataatacaaaatataattcacTTTTACTCAATAGATATTCAATATACAAGATGCATaatgaacaattattttaaaaaggctaAATAACATATacagcaaaaaatatttaataaagcccgggacgggactagttttacaggagGTCCTTAGAGAAATCGGTGTTTCACAGATGTACTTAGTGATTGTAATCCCGtctgaatctgccacgtctgtgtttttctcacacaacctctgtgatatttccagagcaaattacctactgtttttcagcaaactcagtgatcctctgagaaaactaatcccgttcGAATGCCAATGTCTGATTGccagtgatatatttttttttcacaacgcgtttccttggccgtgtgttttggccaatatgaattaccgtagatgctcttaccacaCGCATGGTTGATACGTTTGATTcccagcaaagaaaaaaaaatataactataataaaatcaagagctaAATCATGTAAACTGTTAAGACTGGTTATTGTAATATCAGCGTCAAGTGAGATCACTCATGCTCATTTCTAAACTCAAttacataattgttttattacatatataccatttataaaaaaaaaaaaaaacacagttaaactaaagtaaccacacattaacatggttttgctactaGCGTAACCatgatatttgcagtaaaacaaATTATACTAATAGTAATCAGTCCAAATTACTATATGCAATGCACAAATTCAGAGGGTGTGATCTCGGAATCACCCAAATGTACAAAAcggaccctcccacctctgtaataaacacgtaGATGTTAGTCCCATCCGAATTGgtacataaaaattacagacctcGGGtgataagaatcgaaactcaaacgtagtttagaaaactagtcccatccGAACAGGGTTTTAGTCTGGTCTTTTGACACTAAAGAgtgctaaacaaaacatttaaaactgttaaagcaaACAACACataaatatgaagaaaataaGCAGTCTATAGTACAACTGAACAAAAGTCTATAGTTTTTCCCCATACCTTTCACTTCCTCTTGTTCTTTTACAATAGGAATCTCTTCTTTAAATTCAACTTCCTTTGCAGGGCTTGAAAGAGCACACTCCTTCTCTAAAAGATGGAAATCTATTTAACTATGCATATTCCAATAAATTTAAGGACCACTATAATGTTACTGTGAATAAAATGACAAGAAAAGGCAGCATATGGCAGATATGGCTGATAAAACATAACTGAAcagaacaaagaaaaatatgagtGGAATGCTGCTTTAGAAGAACACATTTAACtatattatatggtttttataataaaatacctTTTTCACTGTATTTAGAAGGGCTGTTGAGTACTTCAGGCACTAGCACAGAAGGTTCATTATCATACACTGGCACAGAAGTCTGACTCAGTACTGATGGTTCACTTTCCTGAGGATTTTCAGGGTCATTCTTGACCTTACTAAGATCATTGTTGCTCCTCAACATGTTGCCTTTTTGAAATCGATTACGAATTTGTGCCAGTTCTGCCTCTCGCTcctattgataaataaataaaacattagtgCTGATGTTTCATATGCAATTCAACAAATACAGTATACCCTTTAATTAGTTAAGAATACATGCCAGTTTCTGCTTCTGAGTAAGGACAGCTGTGGTGGAGGTGGACTGGGCACACCCCAGCCTCTCCTGGAGCAGCCTGGTCTTGGGGGTGGCAGAGGGAGTAGCCACAGGTGTGTGGCCTTGACCTCCTAATGTAGAGGGAGAATTCTGGTTGCGCTCCTGGCACTTTTCTCCAAAACGCTCCAAAAATGACTTAACCCCTACTAAAGATCaacataagcaaataaataaattcacagatGTAAActtcaatgaagaaaaaaatga comes from the Carassius auratus strain Wakin unplaced genomic scaffold, ASM336829v1 scaf_tig00214237, whole genome shotgun sequence genome and includes:
- the LOC113091584 gene encoding anillin-like isoform X2 — its product is MDPFTEKLLERTRARRENLQRKMAERPTTAKLPMAKRTREPLTDTNSVISELTIEKALPSSKPSPSKRRCSDENALLSEENKQTVVPHVTASEPMTDKKPPLVPSSVRPRRMEQTSAHCPSEPEVLPTQPLSDTEKLMRPPQSPAKCTDNLMKHAALDGAKETPKDAPIPGITSMRSRLQRLAEQRQYWDSEVTSDAIPESVVLSSLKSHKEDLPPATPTSSELPVGRKGRLANLAATIGSWEDDLGHPPTRRDNALSHPAPPVSTVKSNISKPSPAVERPQTAQPAPHKSVNSGQQPTVYSPVKSTRAVPPSPQKTEFPQSRLAQANPSPVSSPLKIYSSTQPSSPLKSLNASASSPHRGYVSQSPLRNQGPSKLNSEAALNSGPAKPILTPKPSSTADVTVTHQSCERFTKDTTLLQQRDLAGTTGVKSFLERFGEKCQERNQNSPSTLGGQGHTPVATPSATPKTRLLQERLGCAQSTSTTAVLTQKQKLEREAELAQIRNRFQKGNMLRSNNDLSKVKNDPENPQESEPSVLSQTSVPVYDNEPSVLVPEVLNSPSKYSEKEKECALSSPAKEVEFKEEIPIVKEQEEVKEADEVCEIEKDVDGSVNSEVINELFDEVLEESDEKSDEEDAEEDALNISSMSLLGPLAETVAAVVKSPERKPMSSTPSSSFIAKSSTPESVSRPSKFQKTCMLRAESSDSISVLDEQQNQNLPYSIDAYRSTRVKTEPERPRVKQVIVRKEDVSQRMETNGSPSHINIKQKIKMLTNEMNLQQTVIHQASQALNCCTDEEHGKGSQVEAEAERLLLIATERRAALKADLDRLKAEGPTAQKKSTSSAQADMGLPASKGSISLLELRLPLKADFICSSANKPECGNHFFFVMIRAGAENTVATPLASARTGLSGDALTFSTKFTLSDVSNDFEIDIEVYCLVQKRELNPDKRKKPSKSKAITPKRFLAISKSNLQTPVVASPGGPNAVRTSSFVLVGAHRLTLASIGKNKFPLEKIKYEGIERELLIDMFHKKVPFLCPLEGHIYLKMKCEVGSRIEERGFLTMFEDVSGFGSWHRRWCVLSGYCISFWTYPDDEKRKNPIGRINLANCTSRKVEPANREFCARPNTFELITVRPQREDDRETLVSQCKDTLCVTKNWLSADTKDERNLWMQKLNQILVDLRMWQPDSCYKPM
- the LOC113091584 gene encoding anillin-like isoform X3; protein product: MDPFTEKLLERTRARRENLQRKMAERPTTAKLPMAKRTREPLTDTNSVISELTIEKALPSSKPSPSKRRCSDENALLSEENKQTVVPHVTASEPMTDKKPPLVPSSVRPRRMEQTSAHCPSEPEVLPTQPLSDTEKLMRPPQSPAKCTDNLMKHAALDGAKETPKDAPIPGITSMRSRLQRLAEQRQYWDSEVTSDAIPESVVLSSLKSHKEDLPPATPTSSELPVGRKGRLANLAATIGSWEDDLGHPPTRRDNALSHPAPPVSTVKSNISKPSPAVERPQTAQPAPHKSVNSGQQPTVYSPVKSTRAVPPSPQKTEFPQSRLAQANPSPVSSPLKIYSSTQPSSPLKSLNASASSPHRGYVSQSPLRNQGPSKLNSEAALNSGPAKPILTPKPSSTADVTVTHQSCERFTKDTTLLQQRDLAGTTVGVKSFLERFGEKCQERNQNSPSTLGGQGHTPVATPSATPKTRLLQERLGCAQSTSTTAVLTQKQKLEREAELAQIRNRFQKGNMLRSNNDLSKVKNDPENPQESEPSVLSQTSVPVYDNEPSVLVPEVLNSPSKYSEKEKECALSSPAKEVEFKEEIPIVKEQEEVKADEVCEIEKDVDGSVNSEVINELFDEVLEESDEKSDEEDAEEDALNISSMSLLGPLAETVAAVVKSPERKPMSSTPSSSFIAKSSTPESVSRPSKFQKTCMLRAESSDSISVLDEQQNQNLPYSIDAYRSTRVKTEPERPRVKQVIVRKEDVSQRMETNGSPSHINIKQKIKMLTNEMNLQQTVIHQASQALNCCTDEEHGKGSQVEAEAERLLLIATERRAALKADLDRLKAEGPTAQKKSTSSAQADMGLPASKGSISLLELRLPLKADFICSSANKPECGNHFFFVMIRAGAENTVATPLASARTGLSGDALTFSTKFTLSDVSNDFEIDIEVYCLVQKRELNPDKRKKPSKSKAITPKRFLAISKSNLQTPVVASPGGPNAVRTSSFVLVGAHRLTLASIGKNKFPLEKIKYEGIERELLIDMFHKKVPFLCPLEGHIYLKMKCEVGSRIEERGFLTMFEDVSGFGSWHRRWCVLSGYCISFWTYPDDEKRKNPIGRINLANCTSRKVEPANREFCARPNTFELITVRPQREDDRETLVSQCKDTLCVTKNWLSADTKDERNLWMQKLNQILVDLRMWQPDSCYKPM